The Daucus carota subsp. sativus chromosome 7, DH1 v3.0, whole genome shotgun sequence genome window below encodes:
- the LOC108195619 gene encoding polygalacturonase At1g48100 yields the protein MGFSSSRSLKFIFLILLLTWSSTFETCNARRGKHWRRSTSFTTSLSKKNGKNHANSPHYSNSKPETPSLKAPAPPATKPENDFSPALSKKDHSYVSNATFHVLDFGAKGDGKTDDTQAFQAAWAAACKVEASTIVVPSAYVFVLGPVSFSGPYCQHDIVFQLDGTIIAPTNFKAFGSGLFQWLEFSKLVGIRIQGTGIIDGRGSTWWQDSSLDDPLDDELSLIVSLNNTVEKSLPVPIRSSLGGLKQSIKPTALRFYGSFNVTVTGITIQNSPQCHLKFDNCLGVSVYNITVSSPGDSPNTDGIHLQNSRDGLIHAANLSCGDDCISIQTGCSNVYVHNVNCGPGHGISIGSLGRDNTKACVSNVTVRNINMHNTMNGVRIKTWQGGSGSVQGVLFSNIQVSEVQIPIIIDQFYCDKSTCKNQTSGVALSGITYERIRGTYTVKPVHFACSESLPCTKVTLNAIQLKPLQKNDHIYDSFCWHTFGVLYSATVPPIECLQAGKPFNNRIQADHDLC from the exons ATGGGTTTTTCCAGTTCCAGAAGcctcaaatttatttttctcattcTCCTACTAACTTGGTCTTCGACATTTGAAACATGCAATGCTAGAAGAGGCAAACACTGGAGACGTAGCACAAGTTTTACGACTTCTTTATCTAAGAAGAATGGAAAAAATCATGCCAATAGTCCTCATTACAGCAATTCAAAACCGGAGACTCCATCTCTGAAAGCACCAGCACCTCCAGCTACTAAACCCGAAAATGATTTTTCACCAGCCCTATCTAAGAAAGACCACAGCTATGTGTCGAATGCTACTTTTCATGTATTAGATTTTGGTGCCAAGGGGGATGGGAAAACTGATGATACACAG GCATTTCAAGCTGCATGGGCAGCCGCTTGCAAAGTTGAGGCGTCCACCATTGTCGTCCCATCAGCATATGTGTTTGTCTTGGGGCCTGTTTCGTTCTCTGGTCCTTACTGTCAACATGACATCGTTTTTCAg CTTGATGGTACAATAATTGCTCCGACAAACTTCAAGGCTTTTGGTTCAGGTCTCTTTCAATGGCTTGAGTTTTCAAAACTGGTTGGGATCAGAATTCAGGGAACAGGAATCATTGATGGAAGAGGCTCTACTTGGTGGCAAGACTCCTCGTTAGACGACCCTTTAGACGATGAATTAAGCCTGATTGTATCATTAAACAACACAGTGGAGAAATCACTTCCAGTTCCA ATAAGAAGCTCACTCGGTGGATTAAAGCAGAGCATCAAACCAACT GCACTGAGGTTTTATGGGAGTTTTAATGTGACAGTCACTGGAATAACAATTCAGAACAGTCCGCAATGTCACCTGAAGTTTGATAATTGTCTGGGTGTTTCAGTATACAATATAACCGTCTCATCTCCGGGTGATAGTCCTAATACAGATGGAATTCATTTACAGAATTCAAGAGATGGGCTGATCCATGCTGCCAACCTTTCTTGCG GAGATGACTGCATTTCTATACAAACTGGATGCTCAAATGTATATGTGCACAATGTTAACTGCGGACCAGGACATGGAATTAGCATTGGTAGTCTAGGGAGAGATAACACAAAAGCCTGTGTCTCAAATGTTACTGTTCGAAACATTAACATGCATAACACAATGAATGGTGTTAGGATAAAGACCTGGCAG GGTGGTTCGGGTTCTGTGCAAGGAGTGTTATTCTCAAACATTCAAGTATCAGAAGTCCAAATTCCAATCATAATCGACCAATTTTACTGTGACAAAAGCACCTGCAAGAACCAAACAAGTGGCGTGGCTCTATCAGGGATCACCTATGAAAGGATAAGGGGAACTTACACAGTAAAACCTGTGCACTTTGCATGTAGTGAAAGCCTTCCATGCACGAAAGTCACCTTAAATGCCATTCAACTGAAACCGCTGCAGAAAAACGACCACATCTATGATTCGTTCTGCTGGCATACATTCGGAGTGTTGTACTCTGCAACTGTGCCCCCTATAGAATGTCTGCAGGCTGGGAAGCCATTCAACAACCGGATTCAAGCTGATCATGATCTATGCTGA